A single region of the Nicotiana sylvestris chromosome 6, ASM39365v2, whole genome shotgun sequence genome encodes:
- the LOC138871395 gene encoding uncharacterized protein, translated as MAASSLRNPRPPRGYFPPSTPQHYYPHQDVAYAMAPQPYANSRAEGHDTEDCWILKRAIENLIEQKRVVLKDEEIFNVTNNPLPAHNNGPIIGMICEDKEFDPALKAIIAIADVEKKSKVAAKQDKGENKSNSAVRSEENMMETKTGTTPPKDAILYVPQAHRKEQLTLSPPKRFELIKRPKMYVPKWTYVVRGPVIPPRLNEPLIISRAPQRPMKDPTSVPWNYNREIITYKGKEIIGEVNETNPSGKYLNLEEVNNAKQKRFPLKKPKVLIKTLNKAYVPIETTVEQLERMAERFLTVNLISFSKNVFPLEGAAHNKALYLTVKCEGYYVKRVMVDGGSGVDICPLSTLQRMEIGTKRIRPNNICLHAFDGIKRDTIGEIDLILTIGPVDFEVTF; from the exons TTACTTTCCTCCAAGCACCCCACAACATTATTATCCTCATCAGGATGTGGCCTATGCTATGGCTCCTCAGCCGTACGCA AATTCAAGAGcagaagggcatgacactgaaGACTGTTGGATTCTCAAAAGGGCAATCGAAAACTTAATAGAGCAAAAGAGGGTAGTGCTGAAAGATGAAGAGATCTTCAATGTGACCAATAACCCATTGCCGGCTCACAACAATGGGCCAattattgggatgatttgtgaagataagGAGTTTGACCCAGCTCTAAAAGCTATCATTGCCATCGCCGATGTTGAAAAGAAGTCGAAGGTTGCCGCAAAGCAAGATAAGGGGGAGAATAAGAGTAACTCTGCTGTtcgaagtgaagaaaatatgatgGAAACCAAAACAGGGACAACACCCCCTAAAGACGCCATTCTTTATGTTCCCCAAGCTCACAGGAAAGAACAATTGACATTGAGTCCCCCTAAAAGGTTCGAACTGATCAAGAGACCCAAGATGTATGTACCCAAATGGACTTATGTGGTGCGGGGACCAGTAATTCCACCCAGGCTAAACGAGCCCCTGATCATCAGTCGCGCACCACAAAGGCCTATGAAAGACCCCACTTCAGTCCCCTGGAACTACAACAGAGAGATTATCACATATAAGGGGAAAGAAATCATAGGGGAAGTAAATGAAACCAACCCATCTGGGAAGTACCTCAATCTGGaagaagtgaacaatgccaaGCAGAAGCGCTTCCCGCTAAAAAAGCCA AAAGTACTGATAAAGACCCTCAATAAAGCCTATGTTCCGATTGAAACCACTGTTGAGCAATTGGAaaggatggcagaaagattcttAACAGTCAACCTGATTTCATTTAGCAAGAATGTCTTTCCCCTAGAAGGGGCTGCCCATAACAAAGCTCTTTATCTAACAGTTAAGTGTGAAGGGTACTATGTAAAAAGAGTCATGGTGGATGGCGGATCAGGGGtcgacatatgccctctctcaactttacaaagaatggaaattgggactaaGAGGATCAGGCCTAATAATATTTGTCTGCATGCTTTCGATGGCATCAAGAGGGACACAATAGGGGAAATTGATTTGATCTTGACTATCGGTCCTGTGGATTTCGAAGTGACGTTTTAG